AACCGTTCCAGGGCCTGCCGGGGATCGGTCTCGGCCGTGACCTGGAACCCCAGGCCCGCCAGAAGTTCGGCCCCGATCTCGGCCAGGGACTCCTCGTCGTCCACGTAGAGGATGCGGCCCCGCCCCGCCGCCGCCCCCAGGGACTCGTCCTCGGCCGTGCGCGCCGTCAGAAACGACAGGGGCAAAAAGACCTCAAAACACGTGCCCTGCCCGACCACGCTTTTGACCTTCACCTCCCCCCGGTACTTGCGCACGATGCCATGCACAACGGAAAGCCCCATGCCCGTGCCCTCGCCGGGCTTTTTGGTGGTGAAAAAGGGGTCGAAGATGCGGTCCAGGATCTCCTTGGGAATGCCGTGCCCCGTGTCGGCCACGGCCAGCCGGGCGTACTGCCCGGGCGGCAGCCCCGGGGCCTGACGGCCCGGGTCGGGCAAATGGACCGTATCCAGGGTCACGGTGAGCACGCCGCCGGACTCGCGCATGGCATGGGCCGCGTTGGCGCACAGGTTCATGACGATCTGCTGGATCTGGGCCGGTTCGGCCAAAACCGTGTCCGGCCCGCCCGCGATGTGCTCCTCGATGGCCACGGTGTGCGGCAGGGTGGCCCGGATGAGCTTAAGCGTCTCCTTGACCAGGGGCGACAGGCGCAACGTGCTCGACTCTTCCTCGGTCTGGCGGCTGAAGGTGAGGATCTGCAACACCAGATCCTTTCCCCGGCGGCAGGCCTGCAGGATGTGCTCCATCCGGCGCAGCAAATTTTCGTCCCCGCCTGCGCCGTCCAGGATCATCTCTGAAAAGCCCATGACAATGCCCAGAATATTGTTGAAATCATGGGCGATGCCCCCGGCCAGGGTGCCGATGGCCTCCATCTTCTGGCTTTGCCGCAGCTTTTTCTCCAAGACCTTGCGTTCGGTCACGTCGTGGGCCACGAACACCGTGCCCAGCGGTTCGTCCTCGGAGAGGTAGATGGGCGAGGCGGTGATCAGAAACTCCCCGTGCAGCCGGGGCAGGGCCAACTCCAGGGAATGGAAGCGCCCGTCGGTCAGGCTGCCCAGCCGCCGGGTCAATTCGCCGCCTGCCTCGGGCAGATCAAAGATGAACGAGGCCGGACGCCCCACCACGTCCTTCGGCGACAGTCCCAGCCGGTGGGCCATGGCCATGTTCAGGCGCTTGACCATCATGTCCCGGTCGATGATGACCACCAGATCCTGCACCGAATCGAAGGTGCCCTCCCATTCCCTCTTGGCCCCGGCAATGAGGTCCGCCACCCGTTCGCGCTCCCGGATTTCGCGGGTGAGACGCTCGTTGGTCTCGGCCAGTTCCCGGGTGCGCTCGGCCACGATGGATTCCAGCCGGGTCTGGAGGGTCAGGAAGTCGCGTTCGGAGCTCCACTTGGAGCACAGGGAGGCTGCGAACTGGCGTATCTCCTGGGGATGAAAGGGCTTTTGCTGATACAGGAGCCGGTCGGCAGGCGGCACGCGCCGGGCCATCTCCTCGGCGTCGATGTCGGAGAAGGCGGTCATGATCACGATCTGGACATAGGGATCCAGGCGACGCATCTCGGCCGCAGCCCACAATCCTCCGCGCCCGGGCGGCATGCGCACGTCGAGAAAGGCCACGGCGTAGCGTCGGCCTGTCTTTAAGCCCTCACGCACGGCGGAAACCGCCTCCTCCCCCTGGCGGCAGACCGTCACCGCATAGCTCGGGGTCTGGGGCTCGGCCGGGGCGGAGGCGTCCGGCGTCCCCCGGGGAAACAGCTCCAGATCGTCGTCCGGGGCCAGAATTTCCTTGAAAAGGACCAGGATTTGCGGCTCGTCGTCGGCCACAAGCACATGGTAGGGTTCGGACGGGCCGATGTGTCGCATGGCTGGCATGGCGGATGTCGTTGGCCTTGTGCGGGCGGGGACGCCCGCAGGCGGCCATCCCCGCCCGGGATCAGGGGGTTTGCGGCGCGTTCGTCCGGGTTTCGTCCTGTCCACTCGGGGCCGGGGCCGGGGCCACGGGCGGCGCATCGGGGGCGGAAACGGGTTTGGCGGCCTTTTGGGCGGCGGCCTTTTCCTGGGCTCTGGCGTCGCGATCATCGACGGGTTCCGGCCCGGGCCCGGCCTGGGGGGCGGCTGCGGCCTGGGGCGTCACAGCGGGGCTCTCCGGGGCGGATTGTCCCGGGGCGGGCCCGGCCTTGGTCCCGGCTGCGTCGCTTTTTTTCTCAGGCTTTTTCCCGGATTTCGCGCCGTCCGCATTCCCCTTGGCCTTTGGCTGGTCCGGCGCAGTTTTCGCCGTGGCGGCTGGCTGGGCCTCGGGCGGCTGGACGCCGGAGGTCGTCAGCCGGTTCAGGTTCTCGGAGGCCCTGCGGTAGAAACGGGGATTTCGGGCGATGGCCTGCTCGAATTCCTCAGCCGCCTTGTCGGCCATGCCCCGCTCCCGGTAGCATACGCCCAGGTTGTTGTGGGCCGCCGCCTCGCCGCCTGCGGCCACGAAGGCCGCATAGGCCTCCTCGAAACGCCCGGCCTGGCACAGGGCCAGTCCGAGGTTGTTGCGGGTGCGGGGGGAATCCTTGGCCGACAGGGAGGCCTGGAAGGCCGCCGCCGCCTCATCGGCCCGGTTCAGGGACAAAAAGGCCAGCCCGAGATTGTTCTGGGTGTCGGCGTCGGTCCCGCCCGTTTCCAGGGCCTTTTCCAGGACAGCCACGGCCTGGTCGTGATTTTGGGCCTGATAATGGGCCAGCCCCAAGGTCCGGGCCGCCTGGGTCATGTCCGGACGGGCCTCCAGGGCCTTTTCCAGATAGCCGACGGCGGCCGTCGGGTTGTGCAGCATCAGGCTGGCGTATCCAGCCCCGTAGAGGGCCTCGGGATCGTCCGGCTGCCGGGACAGGCAGGCCCGGCAGGCGTCCAGGGCGGCCCTGTAGGCGTTTCCGGCCAGCTGCGCCCGGCATTGGCGCTCCAGCACCAGGGCCTCATCAGCCCCGGCCTTCCCGGCCCGGTCATAGGCCTCCAGGGCTTTTTGCGGCTGCCCGGCGGCCAGGGCGGCGTCCCCGGCCTGCAAATGCGCCCCGGCCTCGCCGCCGGGGGCCTTGGCCGCCTTGTCCGAACCGCCGAGAAAGGTTCCGCAGCCCACAAGTCCGGCCAGACCGGCAAGGCAGGCCAAGACGGCGAAAAAACGGCCCATGCGACCAACCATCGTCCCTCCCGTGGTTTGCATCCATTTCCGTAGCGCAAAGCGCCGGGGCGGTAAAGCCGGGCCGCAACACCCGGCTGACGCCACGCCCAGGAACAAAAAAGCCCCCGGCGGCGGAGGCGTAAGGTTGATGGCCACACCCTCGTTCGGAAACCGGGGGGCGTCGGATCGTTCATGCGGTTTTCCCGGTCCAGGCCGGGGCGCGGTTCGGCCTACGGGCCGCACGCGCAGCGGTTAGTTGCAGGTGGCCCAGGGTTCGTTGAGCCGCCTCTCGGCCCGGGAGAGGGCAACAGTGGGTTGAATCGCGGACAAGCCGCCCTCCTCGGACGCGAACATGGGCAGCATCATGGCGGCCTGGAACGATTCCAGCACCGGATAGTTATAGTCCACCTTGACCTCCACGGTGTCGCACGGCCCGCCCAGATCCCCGGTGGTTCCGTCCCCGGCGGAGTTGCTGCCCGGCCAGCTCGTCACCGAGATCGTCGCGCCCTCTGCCACACTTTTTCCCAAAAGGGCCAGTTGCGTCTTCACCTCGGTCTCGACCTGTTCCACACTGCGCGTGTCCGTGTCCACCCCGGCCCCGGAAGAGGCCAGGGCCACGCCCATGCGCACGGCGTGTTGTATGCCGAGGCTGATGCGCATCATGTTGGCCACGTCGAAGATGCCCGTGATGAACAGGATGAGCAGGGGCAGGACCAGGGCCATCTCCACGACCGTGGCCCCCCGGCAGTTGCCGCCCGCGCCCAGGCGACGCAGGGAAACCGGCGGCTGGTTTATTTGTGTGCGATGTGCGTTCATGATGCGTTCCCGTCCTTACCGCCCTGGGCTGCCACACTACGACGAGGTTCCCATGGCCTCATCATAGGGAATGAGCCGATGCCCGAGCTGGCGGCCGATGAGCTTGAACACCTTGAGGATGTCCGTAGCGCTCGGGGCGTCGAAATAGTGGTCCAAGGTGCCTTCCTTGGACGAGGCGATCTGCTTCATAAGCGACACGTCCGTGGCGTCCGAGACGCCGAAGCGGATGGAGAAGATCTCGATCCCCAGCGCCTTGGCCGCTGCGGCCTCGTTCGCCATGGCCGTGTTGAGGCCGCCGCCGTCCTTGCAGTCCGGGAAGTTGGCGGGCGCGGGATAGGTCGTGGACAGGCCCATGCCGAAATAGGAGTTGGTCCAGTAGTTGTTGGGGGTGTACGAAATGCCGTAGGTGCCGCCGCAACGCCCGTCCTCGGTGTCGCCGTCGGTCAAAACGATCATGATCTTGCGGTACTTTTCATCCGAGCTGCCCTCGGTGAACGGCGACGCCGGGGTCAGCACGTGGCTGCCCCACTTGATGCCCTCGGAGATGATCGTGCCCGAGCCTGCGCCGTCGGCGCTTAGGGCCGAGATACGCGACAGGATGGAGGCGCGGTCCGTGGTCAGGGCCTCGACGTAGGAGATGTTGCTGCAGGTATCGGAGTCCACGTTGAGCGACGATCCCGTGGGATAACGGTACTTGGCGGCCTTGTAGACATCGAGCAGCTTGCCGTTGTTGAACGTGCCGTTGGCGTTGCGGCAGCCTGCGGCCACGCCGTCCACGCCCGCGCGCAGGCGGACCATGCCCCGAAACGGCACCATGCCGATCTTGGTGGAGGGGGTGGTGTTGGAGGGCAGGATCAGCTCCACCAGATCCGTGGCCGCCGACTTGACGTTGGCGATGGGCGTGCCCTTCATGCTGCCGGTGGTGTCGAGCACCAGCACGATTTCCAGGTTGTTGAACCCGGCGCAGGCCTTTGCCGTGACTTGGCCGCTGCTGAGTCCGAGAACGCCCATGAGCAGATAGTCCACGTTGGCCTGGCCGACGACGCAGGCGCTGCGGACCTCGGACCCCGGCCCGGCCGAGACCATGGTGGCCTCGGGATAGTTGGCCGAGAGCATCTCCTGGGCCGCAGCCGCAGCGATGCCCTGGTCCATGTCCGGATCTTCGGGCAGGGCCATGCTCCCGGCCAGGGCCGCCGCGTCCACGGCGTTTTGCAGGGCGCGGTCGGCCAGGTACATGCGCCCGCCGTCCACGGCCAGACCCGCCGCGCCGATGATCGCAGGCAGGGCGATGGCCAGAAGCGGCGTGATGGCTCCCCGGCGGCTGTGGTCCCTAGGGCAGCGGCATGACCGTGCTGGCCGTAAGCGTGCGATTCCACCCGCCAAGCATGTCCAGATCCGGGTAAGGTAGGTCGGCCTGGGACTGGGCGGCGATAACGGTCTGGTAGACATAATCCACCTTCACTTTCACGTTTTTTTCCGATTCCGTATCCGTCACGGTGATTTCGACAGCCGGATCAGCGCCATCCAGGCCGCTGGTCAGGTTTTTCACCAGATCCGACGCGCCCGTGGTGTCGCCGTTCTCCCGCATCACCAGCCGCGCCGCTTCGCGAGAGGCAGACAGGATCGTTGAATATTCTCCAAGAATTTTGGAGCCCTCCACCAGGATCATCAACAGCGGGGCCAGGACGAAGGCGGTCAGGACGGCCATCTCCACGGCGGCGACGCCCCGCTGGGAGTCGTGGCCTGTCGGCGTTATTCCGGGGACCGGTCTGTTCATGGTGGCCCCTCCTGTGTGGTTGAAGAATTCCCGCCCCGCGTCGAAAGCGACGGAGGTGGTTCCTTGCAGGTAGCAACAACCGTGCAACCGCTACATGCGGCCCTGGCGGGGTTCCCCGGAGGACGCCGCCGCAGGTGATCAACACGCCGTGAAGCCTTGGGAAATGCCCGAGACCTCATCCCCGGCGTGCGAACCGTGGGGGGCGTGCGCCGCCCCGGGCGGGGCCGCCGCAACCGGTCACTGGTCCACGATCCGTGGACTGAAAGCCTCCGTTTGCCTGGCGGAATCCATTTCCTGTGGAGCGCGCGGCATGCCGGTGCGCCAAACATGTGCGGCCCTGTCCGCACTGCGGGATTCCCGGCCCGGCTGGCGGATGGTGCGGCGCGGCGATGCAGACAGCGGCCTGAGCGTGAATCCACGGACTGTGGAACGAGGAGGGAGGATGTGGCCGAATGGCGGACGCGGGACGCTGGTGCAGTCGGCGGAGAGAGGGCAGAAAGGCGACCAACGCGACGCGGCCACAGGGCGCTGCCATGGATGCCGGGAGACGCTGTGCAACGACGGAAGCTGCGCGCCCGGAGGTCTGTCGCTGCCGTGAACGCCGGGGCGGCGCGCCTGGACGCGGAGACGGCCGGGGAACGGACGCGGTCGGCGGGAAACCGGGCCGGGTTGACGGTGGGGCAAATGTGCCCTATATGATGAAGGCATGAAGTGCCGGGAGTTTCTCAGGCGTCTTGCCGCCCTCGGGGTGGTGATTGAACCGGCCCGGGGCAAGGGCGGGCACTGCCTGGCGCGCTTGGCCGGGAAAAAGGCCCCCATCCCGGTGCACGGCGACATGGATCTGGGGCCGGTCTTCATCAAGAAACTGTGCCGCCAACTGGGCATCGACCCGAAGGAACTGTAAGGCCATGCGCTATGCGGTCAGGCTGACCCCGGACGAAAACGGAACGGTCGTTGCCGAGGTCCCCGAGCTGCCGGGAGTCATCACTGTTGGAACCGACGCATCGGACGCGCTGGATATGGCGCTGGATGCGGCGCTGACCATGCTGTGCGCCATGATGGACGAGGCCGAGGATATCCCGCCGCCCTCGGAAATCGAACCCGGCGAAGCGTTTCTTGAGCTGCCGCCCATGGCCGTGGTGAAGCTGGCCGTGTACCAGGGGATGCGGGACCAGGGCGTGAGCCAGCTCAAGATGGCCGCGCGGCTGCATACTGACCCGAAATCCGTGCGGCGGTTGCTTGATCTGTACCACCGCTCAAAGTGGGATCACCTTGAAATGGCGCTGGAGGCGCTGGGATACCGAGCCGTGGTGCGGGTCGAGCCGTCGAAGGTGTATAAGGGGTTTTTTGGGGGTGAGGTGAAGGAGAGGGTTGTGGGATGAAGGGCGGCCCGCCCCACGTCCCCTGCCCGGGATGACGGCGCGCCACGTCCGACGCGCATGGCGGTCATGCTGGGAACGCGTCGTGTGCGGCCGCCGCATCGCCGGTCAATTGCTCAAGGGGATGACCACCGTCTTCGTCGTCTGGGTCGGTCCTTCATACTCGAAACGAAACGGGGCCTTAAAGGGCTCCGTCACCGGGAGCGTCACCGGCACGAGCGGCGAGGCAGGTATTGTGGACGACAGGTTGTAGCACGTGCCTTGCGCCTTGTAGCTTAGATATGCCAGACTCACCACGCTGGTGCGCGTCACGTAGTAGGCACCATCATATTTGAATACCTGTGGGAATATCGTAAAATAATCATCCCCGAAATATTTGTCGCCCTGACAGTTTGCCTGGTTGTAAAAGACACCGCTGTTGTACAAGTCTTCAATGGAATACGTCAGATCATCTTGTGTCGCGTAACTGAATCCCATCACCGCGTTGAGTTGCGGGTTGTAGATCATGGCGATGGGACGCACACCGGTCTGGATGGCCTGCTGGACCAGATACCCGAGGAATTGGTTCGCCGAGTCGTAGACCTTGATGTCGGCTGTGGCGTGCGACCAGCTAGCCAGGACCATGAGAAAGAGAATCAGACCCGTCAGCCGTTTCATGATGATGCTCCTGCGGTTCGTACACGGTTGCGTATGGGGTGGAATATGTGCAAATGCGTTGCCAATGGCAAGTGGAACGTGCGGGGGGGGACTGCGGGGAAAAGGCGCGGGGTCACGCAGATGGCGCGGGTGGCGAGCTGCGGGGTGGCGTGCGGGGAGATTGAGGCGGTTCGGTACCTCGACGTAGTGCGGGTGGAGCCGTCGAAGGTGTATAAGGGGTTCTTTGGGGGTGAGGTGAAGGAGAGGGTTGTGGGGTGAAGGGGTATCGCTCTACAAATCAATCTTGTAACTTTTTTATCCAATCATCATAATCTATGTTATTTGAGTTGGACCGCATCTCATTCTGTATATTCTTTTTCATAATGTCCAAATCAAATCCAACTTTATATTTCAATATTTTTTCAACAATGAAAACATTAAATCTGATTCTATCCTTGAACCTTTGAATAAATTCATATAACCCCCCAGAAAAATGCTCTTGTATCCCCATAAATTGCTTTTCACACATCTTTCTATATTCTCTTGCCCGTCTCTTTAATTCATATATATCAAAAAGCATTATTTCTATTGCTTTGTAAACAACAAACCTTTCTTCCAGTGTAATGTCAACAGAGTTTTGCACATCATTTTTTAATATCAAATAAATATCCCATGGATGAGTTCTCAAATACATCTGAACTTTGTCGTATATATCATTAAATAATTCATTTTCAATTGAAAGTTCAAATCGTACTGATTCATCTTTAAATGCGTAAACAATTTTTTCCAGCAAACAACATCTTGAATCCTTTTTCACTTTCTTTTTGCCAACAACATCGAGTAAATATGCAACCCATGACCCAGCACCTGCAGCAAGAAAAGCGCCAACAGTAGGCCCAATTACTTCTGGCTTCCACCACGGCGACTCTTGATATTGAAAAGAAAGATATAAAATTCTTGACAAAACAAAAATAACAAGCGATACAAAAAAGAAAAATAACACGTCCCTTAAATTAATAAATTGCGTGCATATCAATTTTAATTTTTTAAATATCTTTTTCATTTGAAAAGAAGGCTCAAGTTAATTCAAATATCATAATTAGCTTTTATGAGCTAGCACAACAAAGCCTTTACAATCCAGGTAACTTGCATCACCCCGCCCGTCGCATCGCCGCAGTCAGCACCCCCGCGCCAACCAGCACGCCGCCGCCGGTTTTGCGGATGGCGGCGACAACGCCCGGTCTGGTCAGGCGGCTGCCCGCGCTGGCGGCAAGCGCCGCGTACATATAGGCATTGACCACGCCGAGCAGGGTAAATGTCGCACCGAGCAGCACCAGTTGCGGCGGCACGGGATGCTCATGCGACACGAACTGCGGCAGAAACGCGATGAAGAACATGATGGTTTTGGGGTTCAGGACCGTGACGCAAAAGGCCTGGGCGAAGCGGGCTTTTTTGGCGGCCAGCGGGTCGGCGGCCACGACCCCGCCCTTTTCGCGGATCATCTTCA
Above is a genomic segment from Desulfolutivibrio sulfodismutans DSM 3696 containing:
- a CDS encoding hybrid sensor histidine kinase/response regulator; protein product: MPAMRHIGPSEPYHVLVADDEPQILVLFKEILAPDDDLELFPRGTPDASAPAEPQTPSYAVTVCRQGEEAVSAVREGLKTGRRYAVAFLDVRMPPGRGGLWAAAEMRRLDPYVQIVIMTAFSDIDAEEMARRVPPADRLLYQQKPFHPQEIRQFAASLCSKWSSERDFLTLQTRLESIVAERTRELAETNERLTREIRERERVADLIAGAKREWEGTFDSVQDLVVIIDRDMMVKRLNMAMAHRLGLSPKDVVGRPASFIFDLPEAGGELTRRLGSLTDGRFHSLELALPRLHGEFLITASPIYLSEDEPLGTVFVAHDVTERKVLEKKLRQSQKMEAIGTLAGGIAHDFNNILGIVMGFSEMILDGAGGDENLLRRMEHILQACRRGKDLVLQILTFSRQTEEESSTLRLSPLVKETLKLIRATLPHTVAIEEHIAGGPDTVLAEPAQIQQIVMNLCANAAHAMRESGGVLTVTLDTVHLPDPGRQAPGLPPGQYARLAVADTGHGIPKEILDRIFDPFFTTKKPGEGTGMGLSVVHGIVRKYRGEVKVKSVVGQGTCFEVFLPLSFLTARTAEDESLGAAAGRGRILYVDDEESLAEIGAELLAGLGFQVTAETDPRQALERFRADPGAFDVVVTDQTMPGLSGTDLSRELLAIRPDLPIVLVTGFSESLSKDRVKALGIRNFLLKPVLRKDLAAAVSQALGLGTG
- a CDS encoding tetratricopeptide repeat protein yields the protein MVGRMGRFFAVLACLAGLAGLVGCGTFLGGSDKAAKAPGGEAGAHLQAGDAALAAGQPQKALEAYDRAGKAGADEALVLERQCRAQLAGNAYRAALDACRACLSRQPDDPEALYGAGYASLMLHNPTAAVGYLEKALEARPDMTQAARTLGLAHYQAQNHDQAVAVLEKALETGGTDADTQNNLGLAFLSLNRADEAAAAFQASLSAKDSPRTRNNLGLALCQAGRFEEAYAAFVAAGGEAAAHNNLGVCYRERGMADKAAEEFEQAIARNPRFYRRASENLNRLTTSGVQPPEAQPAATAKTAPDQPKAKGNADGAKSGKKPEKKSDAAGTKAGPAPGQSAPESPAVTPQAAAAPQAGPGPEPVDDRDARAQEKAAAQKAAKPVSAPDAPPVAPAPAPSGQDETRTNAPQTP
- a CDS encoding TadE/TadG family type IV pilus assembly protein, which produces MNAHRTQINQPPVSLRRLGAGGNCRGATVVEMALVLPLLILFITGIFDVANMMRISLGIQHAVRMGVALASSGAGVDTDTRSVEQVETEVKTQLALLGKSVAEGATISVTSWPGSNSAGDGTTGDLGGPCDTVEVKVDYNYPVLESFQAAMMLPMFASEEGGLSAIQPTVALSRAERRLNEPWATCN
- a CDS encoding TadE/TadG family type IV pilus assembly protein, yielding MAGGIARLRPARSCRCPRDHSRRGAITPLLAIALPAIIGAAGLAVDGGRMYLADRALQNAVDAAALAGSMALPEDPDMDQGIAAAAAQEMLSANYPEATMVSAGPGSEVRSACVVGQANVDYLLMGVLGLSSGQVTAKACAGFNNLEIVLVLDTTGSMKGTPIANVKSAATDLVELILPSNTTPSTKIGMVPFRGMVRLRAGVDGVAAGCRNANGTFNNGKLLDVYKAAKYRYPTGSSLNVDSDTCSNISYVEALTTDRASILSRISALSADGAGSGTIISEGIKWGSHVLTPASPFTEGSSDEKYRKIMIVLTDGDTEDGRCGGTYGISYTPNNYWTNSYFGMGLSTTYPAPANFPDCKDGGGLNTAMANEAAAAKALGIEIFSIRFGVSDATDVSLMKQIASSKEGTLDHYFDAPSATDILKVFKLIGRQLGHRLIPYDEAMGTSS
- a CDS encoding TadE/TadG family type IV pilus assembly protein: MNRPVPGITPTGHDSQRGVAAVEMAVLTAFVLAPLLMILVEGSKILGEYSTILSASREAARLVMRENGDTTGASDLVKNLTSGLDGADPAVEITVTDTESEKNVKVKVDYVYQTVIAAQSQADLPYPDLDMLGGWNRTLTASTVMPLP
- a CDS encoding type II toxin-antitoxin system HicA family toxin encodes the protein MKCREFLRRLAALGVVIEPARGKGGHCLARLAGKKAPIPVHGDMDLGPVFIKKLCRQLGIDPKEL
- a CDS encoding type II toxin-antitoxin system HicB family antitoxin, yielding MRYAVRLTPDENGTVVAEVPELPGVITVGTDASDALDMALDAALTMLCAMMDEAEDIPPPSEIEPGEAFLELPPMAVVKLAVYQGMRDQGVSQLKMAARLHTDPKSVRRLLDLYHRSKWDHLEMALEALGYRAVVRVEPSKVYKGFFGGEVKERVVG
- a CDS encoding LysE family translocator; this translates as MPVELYLAFVAASVVILVIPGPTVMLLISRGLSDGKRNVLPLVAGVALGDLTAITLSMLGLGAVLATSAALFTAVKWIGAVYLVWLGVKMIREKGGVVAADPLAAKKARFAQAFCVTVLNPKTIMFFIAFLPQFVSHEHPVPPQLVLLGATFTLLGVVNAYMYAALAASAGSRLTRPGVVAAIRKTGGGVLVGAGVLTAAMRRAG